The Streptomyces sp. B3I8 nucleotide sequence TCGCGGCAACGGACAGACCGTCCGCCTGTCGCGCGGTGCGTCCCTCACCGACTTCGCGGAGAAGATCAACGCCAACCCGGCGTCGCTCGTCGCCGTGATGATGAACCTCGGCGAGATGGTCACTGCCACGCAGTCCGTCTCCGACGAGACCCTCCAGCTGCTCGCCGGCGAGATGAACTACGTCATCGAGATCGTCAGCCCGGAGGAGGAGGACCGCGAGCTGCTCGAGTCCTTCGACATCGAGTTCGGAGAGGACGAGGGCGGCGAGGAAGCACTCGTCGCGCGTCCGCCGGTCGTGACCGTCATGGGTCACGTCGACCACGGCAAGACCCGACTGCTGGACACCATCCGCAAGACGAACGTCGTCGCGGGCGAGGCCGGCGGTATCACGCAGCACATCGGTGCGTACCAGGTCGCCACCCAGGTCAACGACGAAGAGCGCAGGATCACCTTCATCGACACCCCGGGTCACGAGGCGTTCACCGCCATGCGTGCCCGTGGTGCGAAGTCGACCGACATCGCGATCCTGGTCGTCGCGGCCAACGACGGTGTCATGCCGCAGACGGTCGAGGCGCTCAACCACGCCAAGGCGGCCGACGTCCCGATCGTCGTCGCGGTCAACAAGATCGACGTCGAGGGTGCCGACCCGACCAAGGTGCGCGGTCAGCTCACCGAGTACGGGCTGGTGGCCGAGGAGTACGGCGGCGACACCATGTTCGTCGACATCTCCGCCAAGCAGGGCCTCAACATCGAGAGCCTGCTGGAGGCCGTGGTCCTCACCGCGGACGCCTCGCTCGACCTGCGGGCCAACCCGGAGCAGGACGCGCAGGGCATCGCGATCGAGTCCCACCTGGACCGTGGCCGCGGCGCCGTCGCGACCGTCCTGGTCCAGCGCGGCACCCTGCGGGTCGGCGACACCATGGTGGTCGGCGACGCGTACGGCCGTGTCCGGGCGATGCTCGACGACAAGGGCGAGAACGTGGAGGAGGCGGGTCCCTCGACCCCGGTCCTCGTCCTCGGTCTCACCAACGTCCCGGGTGCCGGTGACAACTTCCTCGTCGTCGACGAGGACCGCACGGCCCGGCAGATCGCCGAGAAGCGCGCGGCGCGCGAGCGCAACGCCAACTTCGCCCGCCGTGGCGTCCGGTTCTCCCTGGAGAACCTGGACGAGGCCCTCAAGGCCGGTCTGGTGCAGGAACTCAACCTCATCATCAAGGGCGACGCGTCCGGTTCGGTGGAGGCCCTCGAGTCCTCGCTGCTCCAGCTCGACGTCGGCGAAGAGGTCGACATCCGTGTCCTGCACCGCGGTGTGGGTGCGGTCACCGAGTCGGACATCGACCTGGCGACCGGATCCGACGCGATCGTCATCGGCTTCAACGTCCGGGCGGCCGGCCGTGCCGCTCAGATGGCGGAGCGCGAAGGCGTGGACGTCCGGTACTACTCGGTCATCTACCAGGCGATCGAAGAGGTCGAGGCGGCCCTGAAGGGCATGCTGAAGCCGGAGTACGAGGAGGTCGAGCTCGGCACGGCGGAGATCCGCGAGGTCTTCAAGTCGTCCAAGCTGGGCAACATCGCCGGTGTCCTGGTCCGCTCCGGAGAGGTCAAGCGCAACACCAAGGCGCGCCTCCTCCGCGACGGCAAGGTCATCGCGGAGAACCTCAACATCTCCGGTCTGCGTCGCTTCAAGGACGATGTCACCGAGATCCGCGAAGGGTTCGAGGGCGGTATCAACCTCGGAAACTACAACGACATCAAGGTCGACGACGTCATCGCGACGTACGAGATGCGAGAGAAGCCGCGCTCGTAGGCACGACGGCGGCTCCACCGGTTCCCCGCGTCCCCGAAAGGGGGCGCGGGGAACCGCGCGAGCGGCGGCGACGCACTCGCACGGACGCCTGTGCCCGCACCGCCCCCGGGTGACCGACGGGGGCGCGGCTTTCGGGGACGGCCGCCCTTCGACGGACGGCAGGGCGTGGGCGGCGGGGCGCCGGGGCGAAAAACCCCGGCCGCCGCCGGCCAGGACAGGTACCGTGCTGGGGTCCGGCCGATCACCGGCCCGGCCTTCCGATCCCGCGCCGGCGGGTCATCCGGCAGCACACATGTATGTGGGGACCCTGTCCTTCGACCTCCTCCTCGGTGACGTCCACTCGCTGAAGGAAAA carries:
- the infB gene encoding translation initiation factor IF-2 yields the protein MAKVRVYELAKEFGVESKVVMAKLQELGEFVRSASSTIEAPVVRKLTDAFQQGGGNGKSGARPAPRKAAPRPAAPSPAQAAGTSAGPRPTGDRSAAPKPGAPRPPAAERPAPPAASAPTPGPRPAPSPKPAPAAPAPRPAPATPTTPEFQAPPSAPAGPRPGARPAPKPGSRPAAPGQGQGQGQGQGQGRPAGQGQRPGGAAPRPGGRAAGPRPGNNPFTSGGSTGMGRPAPRPQGGPRPGGPGAPGAGPRPQSPGGQGGPRPQAPGGSRPSPGGMPRPQGGAPRPGGPRPNPGMMPQRPAAGPRPGGGGGGGRGPGGGGRPGGGGGGRPGGGGFAGRPGGGGGFAGRPGAPGAGGGGGFAGRPGGGGGRPGFGGRPGGPGGRGGTQGAFGRPGGPARRGRKSKRQRRQEYEAMQAPSVGGVMLPRGNGQTVRLSRGASLTDFAEKINANPASLVAVMMNLGEMVTATQSVSDETLQLLAGEMNYVIEIVSPEEEDRELLESFDIEFGEDEGGEEALVARPPVVTVMGHVDHGKTRLLDTIRKTNVVAGEAGGITQHIGAYQVATQVNDEERRITFIDTPGHEAFTAMRARGAKSTDIAILVVAANDGVMPQTVEALNHAKAADVPIVVAVNKIDVEGADPTKVRGQLTEYGLVAEEYGGDTMFVDISAKQGLNIESLLEAVVLTADASLDLRANPEQDAQGIAIESHLDRGRGAVATVLVQRGTLRVGDTMVVGDAYGRVRAMLDDKGENVEEAGPSTPVLVLGLTNVPGAGDNFLVVDEDRTARQIAEKRAARERNANFARRGVRFSLENLDEALKAGLVQELNLIIKGDASGSVEALESSLLQLDVGEEVDIRVLHRGVGAVTESDIDLATGSDAIVIGFNVRAAGRAAQMAEREGVDVRYYSVIYQAIEEVEAALKGMLKPEYEEVELGTAEIREVFKSSKLGNIAGVLVRSGEVKRNTKARLLRDGKVIAENLNISGLRRFKDDVTEIREGFEGGINLGNYNDIKVDDVIATYEMREKPRS